CGCCGACGTTGATGTACCAGCCCTGCTCGCCGGGGAACCGGCTGCTGGGCAGCGAACAGTATGTCGCGTGCTCGAGCTGCATGTCGATCATCGTGATCGACGGGAAGAAGCGCCGCTCGTACTTGCTCTCGTACGCAGCCTCGTCACGCGGCTTCTTCGAAATCTTGAACTCGTTGACCCACATCTTCCAGAGCTCGCCGGCGGTATCGTAGATGTCGGAGTATGCGATGAAGTAGCTCTCCTGGTCCAGATACATCACGCGCTTCGAGTACGCGTACTGCGGCAGCTTGGAGATACCTTCGATGATCCAGACCTTGCGCGGCTCCCACACGTCGGCGTGCATGAAGTCGCCCGACGGCTCGCCCCACTGGACCGGCATCTTCTTGCCGTGCATCGACGACAGCACCGTCTTCTCGCCGAGATACTTCCAGTCCATCCACGCGATGTTGCCCGCGTAGCCGCCGTAGCTGTCCTGGTCCGTGTCCTGTCCGAACAGCGCGTCCGAGCGCTGCGCGGAAGACAGACGACGCACGCGACGGAGCTGAGGCAGATAGAGCCAGCTGTCGTCCTGCTTCGAGTTGTCGAGGTAGCGGTTGTACGTAAAACCCGTGCCCTTCAGATCGAACGGCTCGATCAGAGGATAGAGCGATTCCTTGTAACGCACGCCATCGCGGTTCGGCTCCATCGCCGGCTTCGGGTCGACTTCGAGACGACCGGTAAAATACAGGCGCCGGAAGTGATCGATCAGGAAGTGGCGCTCGACCTTGACCGGGTCGCCGTTCTTGCCGACGGCACCGGTGTCGCAGTCGAAGTTTCTGAGGTCGAGGTCGTCGATCTCGATCGCGGCCTCGTAGTTGAACATGTGCTTGACGGCTTTGTCGGGGTCGCCGTCGGCGATGGCCGGGAACGGAAGGCCGGCCACGTAATTCTCGACATGGATCTTGTCGGCGCCGAGCTTGACCTGACCCGAATACTTTTCGGTCGCTTCCTTGACGGGAGCCGGCTGCTCGATCTTCTGGTACGGGCCGACGTTGATCTTCACGCCGCGTTCGATCGACCAGATCATGGCCGGACCGAAGAGCTCCTTGTACTTGTCCAGGTTGGAGCGGTCGATGACCGTTCCTGGCGCGGGGGTGTCTGCCAACACGGTCATCGGCAAAGCCGACGCGGCAAAGGCCACTGCACCGAGCGCCAACCATGTCGCGCGGGTCGCTTTCATGCGGAATCCTCCTCGGTCCTTCGAATCGATGATTGCGCCCGCGGCTCTCGTGCCGTCCGGAAGCATCGCCCTAACGGGCAGAACGGGATTATGCCTGATTGTCAGTTTGCGTCCAGCCGGTTGAGGCGCTGCCAGCACTCTGTAAACCCGGGCGAGTGAAGGGAAAGTGGGTGCGGGGGGAGGATTTGAACCTCCGACCTGCGGGTTATGAGCCCGCCGAGCTACCAGACTGCTCCACCCCGCGGGCGCGGTGTATGGAGCACAACGCGGGATGTCAACATTTTGCCGGAAATTCAGGCGCTGCGACGGTTCGTTCGAGGCCGCGGCGTTCGGCTCGACGGCCGCTCTTTTTCCGTCGCGGTCGCGGCCTCCTTGAGCAATTTCACTTCTGCGGAAGAGAGCGTTCGCACGTCTCCGACTTCGAGCTTGCCAAGCTCGAGAGGTCCGATCGCCTCGCGCCTGAGCTTCTCGACCCTCGCTCCAACGGCTTCGAACATGCGGCGGATCTGCTGGTTGCGACCCTCCCGGATGCGCACGTCGATCCAGCTCTTGCCGCCGGCATGCCGCATTTCGCGAACATACGCCGGCGCCGTGGTCACACCGCGCAGCCGCACGCCCGCGCGAAGCGCTTCGATCGCTTCGCGTGACGGCCTCGGACTGACTTTTACGGCGTAACGTTTCTCGACGTGAAACTTCGGGTGCGTCAGAAGCTGCGCGAGCTCTCCGTCGTTGGTCAGCAGCAGCAATCCCGAGGTGTGGAAATCGAGCCGTCCGACCGGATAGAGCCCGGGAACGGCAAGTGCGCGAACGACGTCCCCGATGCAGAAGCGCCCTTCCGGATCGCGCAGAGTCGACACGCATCCGTCGGGCTTGTGGTACGCGTAGTAACGATGCTTCGCCGCTCCGTGCAGCAGGCGACCGGAGACGCGCACGTGATCGACGCCTTCGCGCGCACGCGCACCCGCTTCGGTGACGACTTTTCCGTTGACCTGGACTTCGCCGGCGGCGATCAGCCGCTCCGCATCGCGACGCGAGCATTCACCCGCGCGCGCGATCAGCACATGAAGCCGGGTCCCTTCAGCCTTTGTCGTCTCCGTCTTCGTCTTCGTTTTCGTCGGCTTTTTCATGATGGTCGTCTTGCCCGGCCTGATCGGCGTCTTCCTGGCTTCGCTCTTCGATTTCGGCGCTACCGCTATCGGCGCTGTCGAGCGGCAGGATCTCGCCCGGTTCGTTCTCGGTGAACCCGCCCTGCTCGGACATGCGCTCGAAGTCGCTGCCGAGCTCGGGCAAGGTCGGCAGCTCGCGGATGTTGCGCAGGCCGAACAGCTCGAGAAATTCCTGGGTGGTCGCGTAAACCAGCGGCCGGCCCGGAACGTCCTTGCGGCCGATCACCTTGGCGAGCCTCTTTTCGACCAGCGATTCGAGCACGCCGCCGCTGTCGACACCACGCACGGTTTCGATTTCCTGGCGCGTCACCGGCTGCTTGTACGCGACGATCGCTATCGTTTCGGTAGCAGCACGCGTCAGTCGCTGCGGCCGCTCGCGGAACAGCTTGCGCACGTAGCGCTGGTGCTCGGGCGCAGTCCGAAGCTGCCAGCCGCCGGCGACTTCGATGAGCCGGATCCCGCGCGTGAGATATTCGGTGGCCAGCTCGGCAAGCGTGGCCTTGACCTCTTCGATGGTCGCGCCTTCGACGAATTCGACCATCTTCTTTGCCGGCAGCGGATCTCCGGCTGCGAACACGAGTGCCTCGATGACCGGCCGCAACCGATCGACGGGCCACGTGCCGGATGCCGTGCCGGCGGTCTCGTCCGCCGGAAGATCTTCGCGTGGTTCGTCATTGCTCACGATGAAACCCCATCCTCGTCGTCCGCTTCGTTCTGCGCGCCAGGCGATTCGCCGGATTCACCAGGCGTTTCGCCGGATTCACCAAACGTTTCGCCCTCGGCCCGTTCCAGCGCTTCGGCCGCGCTCGTCTGCGGCCCGTACATCTCGGTCAGGTTCGCGATGGTCTCGTCGACGTTCTGGTCGACGAGCCTGAGCCAGATCGGACCGAAGCGTCCTTCCTGCTCGGCGCGGATTACCTGGTTCTTGACCATCTCGAGCAGCGCAAGAAATGTCGCAATGACGAGCCCGCGCGGGACGTCGTCGGCGAACAGCTCCTGAAACTCGATCCGCTCTTCGGCCTTGAGGCGGTTCACCATGGACCGCGCAGCATCCGAAACGCTGAACTCCTCGCGCGAAACCGTATGCGGCCTGCGGGCAGCCGACTTGGCGAGCACGCGCCGGAGCGCTTCGAACAGATCCGCCATGTCGAGCTGGCGCAGCGGCACTTCTTCGGCCTCGCCGTCCGGCACCGTCGGCGAGCGGCGGAACACGTCGCGATCGAGCAGCAGGCGATCGCGAAGCACTTCGCTCGCCTCGCGAAAGCGCTGATACTCGGCGAGCTGGCGGACGAGATCGGCGACTTCTTCGTCTTCCTCTTCGTCGTCCTCGTCGTCGCGCGGCAGCAGCAGGCGCGATTTCATGTACATCAGCGACGCGGCCATCAGCAGGTATTCGCCGGCAACGTCGAGGCTGAGCTCCTCGAACATGTTGATGTACGCAACGTACTGGTCGGTGATCTGCGCGATCGGCAGATGATAGATGTCGAGCTCGTTCGAACGCACCAGGTGCAGCAGCAGGTCGAGCGGCCCTTCGAACGCATCGAGGCGCACGGTGTAAGCCGGAGTCGCCATTACAGGCCCATCCTGGAGCGAACCTCGGTCATCGTCGTCTCGGCAGTTTCGGTCGCGCGCCTTTCGCCTTCCGCAAGGGCGTCGGCGACCACGTTGCGCGTGCCTTCGAGCGTGCGCCGCCGCTCCTGGATCGGCGCGAGCTCCTGCTGCACGGCGCGGATCATCACCTTCTTGCAGTCGACGCATCCGATCGACGCAGTCCGGCAGCCGATCGTCAGCTCGGCACGCTCGTCGTCGGTGCAATAGATCTCGTGCAGGCGGAACGCGGGGCAGTCCTTCGGATCGCCGGGGTCGGTGCGGCGCTGGCGCCGCGGGTCGGTGACCATGCGCACGAGCTTGTTATAGATCGTGTCGGCGTCATCCGTGAGCGCCACGGCATTGCCGTAGCTCTTGCTCATCTTGCGGCCGTCAGTGCCCGGCACCCGCGCGGCGGCGACGACCAGCCCTTTCGGCTCCGGAAAAACATCGCCGAACAGGCGGTTGAAGCGGCGCGCGACCTCGCGCGTGAGCTCGACGTGCGGAAGCTGGTCCTCTCCGACCGGGACCGAAGTCGCCTTGTACAGAAGGATGTCGGCGGCCTGCAGCAGCGGGTAACCGAGAAATCCGTACGTCGAAAGGTCGCGGCCCGACAGCTGCTCCTGCTGCTCTTTGTAGGTGGGCACGCGCTCGAGCCACGGCACGGGAATGATCATCGAGAACAGCAGATGCAGCTCGGCGTGCTCGCGGACGCGCGACTGCCGGAAGATCACCGACCTCGCCGGATCGAGCCCGACCGCAAGCCAGTCGAGGATCATCGCGTTGGTGCTTTCGCGTATGCCCGACGGATCGGCGTAGTCGGTGGTCAGAGCGTGCCAGTCGGCAACGAAGAAGTAACAGTTGCCGGCTTCCTGCAGACGCACCCAGTTCTTGAGCGCGCCGTTGAGATGCCCGAGATGCAGCGCACCGGTCGGACGCGTTCCCGACACGACGACCTCACGGGAAGGCGTTGCTGGTTTCGCCGCGCCCACGACCGGCTACCCGAACAGCGCCTGCAGCACGCCGAGGATGGCACCGGCGACGGGCCTGAGAATCGAATCGAGCATGTGCGTGGCCAGAAGCACCATGACGATCAGAAAACCGTACGGCTCCAGGCGCGCGACGTTGTACGCGAGCTCGCGCGGAAGCAGCCCGACGGCAACGCGCCCGCCGTCGAGCGGCGGGATCGGGATCATGTTGAACACCGCCAGCACGACATTCAGCATCACGCTGTTCTGGCACATCCTGGCCAGAGGCTCGGCAATGCGGAATCCGCCGTCGGGCCCGGCCGCCATCGGCACCATGGAAATGATCAGCGACAGCAAGGCGGCGCTGGCGAATGCGAGCGCGAGGTTCATCAGCGGCCCGGCCAGCGCGACCAGCACCATGTCGCGGCGAGGGTTGCGCAGCTGGTGGAACGAGATCGGCACCGGTTTCGCCCAGCCGAACAGGAACGGTGCGCCGGTCATCATCAGGAAGGCCGGAAGCGCGAGCGTGCCGACAGGGTCGATGTGTGCCAGCGGATTGAGCGTCAGGCGCCCGGCGATCGATGCGGTGTTGTCTCCGAGCTGTTTGGCCACGTAGCCGTGCGCCCACTCGTGGAACACGACCGCCATCAGGAACGGTACGACGAACAGTGCGAATTCTGCCGGATTCAGGTGCATACAGGGCTACGAAGGCCCCAGCGCAGGGCGGCCAACCGGCCACGCATACCAGCGCCCCCACCGGCGGGCAACCGGGTGATGTTCGCGAGCTTGCGTATCAATCAGCGTGGCGGGCCTTTGCCTCCGACACCTTCACGCGAAACTTTCATCCGCGAACGCGGATGGTGCTTGCGATGAACCTCCGAGAGACGCCCGGCGGCAACATGCGTGTAGATCTGCGTCGTCGTGATGTCGGCGTGCCCGAGCATCAGCTGCACCGAGCGCAGGTCGGCACCGCCTTCGACGAGATGCGTGGCAAACGAGTGCCGCAGTACGTGCGGCGACAGGTCGGGAAGCCCGGCTTTGGCGGCCAGGGTCCGCAGCCGCTTCCAGAAGCCCTGTCTCGTCAGCTTCTTGCCGCGGCGGCCGAGAAACAGCGCGCGCGAGCGGCCCGACGGGTCGAGCAGGCCGCGATCGCTCGCCATGTATTCGCGCAGCGCCGCCATCGCCTTGCTGCCGATCGGCACCGCCCGCTCCTTGGATCCCTTGCCGATCACGGTCAGGTAGCCCTGGTCCAGATGAAGGCCGGAAGCCGCGAGCTCGACGGCCTCGGTCACGCGCAGACCGCACCCGTAGATCAGCTCGAGCATCGCCCGGTCGCGCGACGCGAGGATGTCGCCGGCGGCAGCCGCGCCGAGCAGCGCGACGATTTCATCGATCGAAAGCACCTTCGGCATCGGCCGGCTGCGGCGCCCGGGGCGCAGGTCGAGCACCGGCGATGCCTCGAGCTCTCCCTCGCGAACGAGATGCTTGAAGAATCCGCGCACCGCCGACAGCGTGCGCGCGCGCGAGGAAGGTGCGAGCCCTTCGGTTTCGAGCTGTTCCAGGAAACACACGAGGTCGGCGCGCTCGACGCTCGCCGCCGTCGCGCGATGCCTTGCACGCATCGCCGTCAGAAAACGCCGCAGGTCGATCGCGTACGCGTCGACCGAATTTCCGGAGAGGCCTTTTTCGGTCGAGAGGTGGTCGAGGTAGTCGTCCACGAGCCTGGCCAGGACAGATTCCGCCATCGGCGTGCTCAGAAGACGCGAACCGCGACGGCGGAAGCCGCCGGCACCGGCGCGGGCACGTCGTCGCGATCGAGCGCATCGGCGATCGCGGCACGGATTTCGTCGAGCCGAACCGAATCTTCGATCTTCGAACGATTGGAGTCGGTCACGTAGAAGACATCGAGCACGGCGGTAAGGTGCGTCGAGATCTTCGCCAGATGGATGTCGAGGCCGAGGCGGAAAATCGCGTCGGCGACCAGGAACAAAAGCCCCGGCCGGTCGCTCGCGTACACGTCGATCACGGTGAATTCGCGCGAGAGCCGGTTGTCGATCTCGACGCGGGTCGCCGAACGGCGCGCGGCACTGCGATCGCCGATGCGCCGGGTACGGCTGAGCAACACCTCGCGCACGATGCTCGACGCGTCGACCTCGCCGGCGAAGATGCGCTCGAGGGTCGCGGCAACGCCCGCCCAGACGTCGACCGAGGCGACATCGACCTCGGCTTCGTTGTGCTCGATGCGGAACACGTCGAGCGCCCAGCCGGTCGACGTCGTCACGAGCCGCACCGACAGGATGTTGAGCCCGTGCGAGGAAAGTGCGCCGACCATGTCGCGGAACAGCCCGATGCGGTCGCGCGCGCAGATCGTGAACTCGGTGAATCCGCGCTCGGGGAAATGTTCGACGCCGTGGCGGAAGATCGACTTTCCGACCGACTCGTAAAGCCGCCAGTGATCGATGATCTTCTCGTCCGGATTGCCGAGGAAGTACGAAGTGGGCAGTGCGGCGAGGAAGTCCTGCAGCCGCGCGTGCTCGGACGTGCCGGCGGTGCGCGCGAGCAGACGAAGCCGGGTCCGTTCGGCGCGGCTTTCCATGTCCGCTTCGCTTACGACACCGGTTTCGAACACTTCGACCGCGCGCCGGTATAGCTCCGCCAGCAGGTGATCCTTCCAGCTGGTCCAGATCACGGGCCCGACGGCACGCATGTCCGCAAACGTCAGCAGGTAGAGCAGCGTGAGGTTTTCGGCCGTGCCGACGTCGCGGACGAAATCGAGGACGAGGTTCGGATCGTCGATGTCGCGGGTCTGCGCGAGCATCGACATCAGCAGGTGGTTGCGCACGAGGAATTCGAGGGTGTCGCGATCGTCCTCGTGCATGTACAGGCGCTCGGCGATCTCGCGCACCATCTGGGCGCCGCGCTCGTCGTGGTCGCCGCCGTAGCCCTTGCCGACGTCGTGAAACATCATCGCGAGAAACAGGAGCTCCGGGCGATCGCAGTCGCGCATGGTCTGCGTGAGGAACGGGCTCTTCTGCTGGAGCTCGCCCTGGCGCAGCGATTCGAGCTCGCGAATGCCGATCAGCGAATGCTCGTCGACCGTGTACACGTGGTAGTAATCGTGCTGCACCATGCAGAACAGGCGGCCGAACTCGGGAATGAGCTTGCCGAGCACTCCGAGCCGATTCATCTGCGCGAGCGTCCGGTAGACGCCGTCTTTCGCGCGCAGGATGTCGAAGAACAGGTCGACCGCAGCCTTGCTCGCGGCGACCTCCGGCGTGATCAGGTCGACCTTCTGGCGCAGGAGCTCGCGCGATCTCGACGACAGCCGCAGGTCGAATCTCTGGCAATCGGCGAATACCGCGATCAGGTTGAGCGGATCACCGTCGATCGCTTTTTCCTCGATCTGCAACCGGTCGCCGACGACCGTGACGCCGGGCCGGAGCGCGCGCTGCTTGACGAGCCGCTCGAGAAGGCCCGTCCGCTCCGGCGGCGACAGCAGCCGGTCGATGATGTCGTCGGTCGTTCGCCACATCACCGCAGCGTGGTGGTAGTAGTCGCGCATGTACATGTCGCCGACCGAGTTGTTGCCTTCGGCCGGATAACCGAAGCGCGCGCCGATCGCGTCCTGGCGCTCGAACGTGAGCTGCTCGGTCTTGCTCTTGGTATGGAAATGCAGCGCCGCGCGCGTGCGGAACAGGAACTCGCGTGCAGCTACCAGCTCTTCGTATTCGCGGGCAGTGACGATCTCGCGGTCGAACAGGGCTTCGAGATCGGAAGCGTCAGCCTTGACGCGCGCGATCCACAGCGCGTGGTTGAGATCGCGAAGCCCGCCCTGCCCTTCCTTGACGTTCGGCTCGAGGATGAACACCGAACCGCCGTGCCTGGCGTGCCTGCCCCGCGTCTCGGCGATCTTGGCGGCGACGAAGACCTCGACGTCGCTGGTCGCGAGCTTCTTTCGCACGATGCTTTCGTATTCGCCCGCCAGCTCCGGGCTTCCGCACAGGAAGCGTCCGTCGAGCAGCGCGGTCTTGATCGTAAGGTCGCCGGCCGCAAGGCTCACGCATTCCTGCGCGTTGCGTACGGCGTGCCCGACCTGCAGGCGCGCATCCCACAGGCTGTACAGAAGCGACTCGGTCACGGTTTCGACGAACGGCGTGACCGATCCCGAATGCAGGACCAGCAGGTCGACGTCCGATTGAGGGCACTGCTCGCGGCGCCCGTAGCCGCCGAGCGCGAACACCGCGCAATGCTGGCGGGTGCGCGCATAGCGCCGGCCGTAGCGCTCGATCGCGGCGTCGAAAAGGAACCGGATCAGGTTGTCGAGGCACGCCGCGAAGCGCAACGCAGTGTCGGTGCCGCTCGCGCCCGCCCAGTGGGCGGTTTCGAGCTCGTCGCGCACGGCTTCGAAGTAATCGCGCGCGATGTCGGAGAGTTTGCCCGAGACGCTTCCGGGCGCGGGAAGGATGATCGACCTCGACGGGCCCGGAGGCGCACCGGTGGTCATCCACGACTCCGTAGCGGCCACGGCCGCCAGACCGGGAATCGATCGAAGCCGTCAGAGCACGCCGGGTTTTCCCGCCGCTCCGTTGTCGCTGCTCGCTGCGCCGCTTCGCTGCTCTTCGAGAAACAGGCGGATGCCGCGAGCGACGCCGTCGGCGATCTGTTCGCGGTAGACCTCGGATCGCATGCGTAAACCTTCTTCACGATGGGTGAGAAACGCGGCCTCGACGAGCACACTCGGGGCCGCATTGTTGCCAATGACGAAAAAAGGCCCTTCTCTTGCGCCGAGATCGCGAACGGCCTCATACCGCAGATCCAGCTGGCGCACCAATTCGCTTTGCACCAGCGTCGCAAGCCGCGCCGACTCCTCGCCATGATCCGCGACCGGCAACGCCGAACCGCGCAGCGACGCACGCGAGACCTTGGCTGCCGAACGCCCACGCACCGATTGACCGTCGTTCTCGAGCCGCGCAAGCCGCCGGACCAGTCGGTCAGCCGGCGCGTTGGCCGCCGGGCTGTCGAGTGACCGGGTGCGATAGTACGTCTCGAAACCGCGCGCCGCGGCGCTTTTGCTGGCGTTCGCGTGGATCGACACGAAAACGTCGGCGTTCCAGCGTCGCGACGTGTCGCGCCGGTCAGCGAGCTCGACGAACTCGTCGCCGCTGCGTGTCATGACGACATCGATGTCGCCGCGGCTGCGAAGCCTTCGCGCAACGCGCTCGGCGACGTCGAGCACGATGTCTTTCTCGTACTCGCCCGTCCATGCGCTCGCACCCGGATCCTTGCCGCCATGGCCCGGATCGAGGACCACGACGGGCTTTTCCATCACCGAGGGCACCGAGGGCGCCGAGTGGACCGAGCGCGCGAGCAGCGGCGCAGCCGGCTCTGTCGCGAGTCTGGTCGCGTCCGAAGCTGCTGCAGCCCTGCTCGCGCGCGATGCTGGAGGATTTCCGTTCGACGTGCCGGCGCGCGGCCTCGAGGACGTCGAACCAGACATGCTTGCGTCCGATGCACCCGACATTGCGCGCGAAGCGCCCGCGGCGCGCGCCGTCGCCGGGTTCGGCGGCTGCGAAGCATCGACGAAGCTCAGGATCAGATGCGACGCGTCGGCGCTGGCCTCGAGCCTCGGCGGGATGCGGCCGGCCACGTCGACCGAGATGCGAACCATGTGCGAGGATTCGTCGACCAGCACGATCACGCCGTCGACGCGTGCGTCCGCAACCGGAAGCATGCGCGGGACGCCGTCTTCGGCCGTCGATTCTTCGATGTCGGCGAGCACCGACCTGCCGTCGTCGCTCGCGTGAATCCGATAACGCAGCTCGCCGCCGGTCTCGACGATGATGCGGGTTTCGCCGTCGGCATGGATCGCGCGAACGCCGCGCACGACGGCGGCCTCGCTGCCGCCGGCGACCAGCAGCAGTGCAGCGCCGCAAAGCGACGCGAACGAAATCGGACGGAAAAGGAGCGCCAGCCGCACCACACAACCTCCACAGCGAACCGGCGGCGGCGCATCGCCGTCCGGTCCACCGCGAATTATTGCGCTGCCTTGGCTTCCTCCACAAGGCGAGCAAGGAGGTTCAGGGCTTCGAGCGGCGTCATCGACTCCGGCGCGAGCGCCGCGACGCGGGCCGCGAAGCCCTCGGCGGCGCTCTCCTCGGGCCCGCGCCCATCTCCAGACCTCGCCGAGAACAGGCTGAGTTGTCCGGCACTTGCGGCTCCGATCCCCTCGCCGCTCTCGAACTTTGCAAGGATGCCGCGAGCCTTGTCGATGACGGCATCCGGCACGCCGGCCAGCCGCGCGACCTCGATCCCGTAGCTCCCGCTCGTCGGTCCCTCGGCGATCCGGTACAGGAAGATGACCGAGCCCTTGTAGCGCCGGATGGCGACCGAGAAGTTCTCGGCAAGCTCGTGCTCGGACTCGAGCGCGGCCAGCTCGTGGTAGTGCGTCGCGAACAGCGTCTTCACGTGCCGCTCGAGCATCGCTTCGGCGACGGCCCACGCGATCGAAATGCCGTCGAACGTCGACGTGCCGCGCCCGATCTCGTCGAGAACGACGAGGCTGCGCTCGGTCATCGCCGCCAGGATGGCCGCGGTCTCCGACATCTCGACCATGAACGTCGACTGTCCGGCAGCAAGGTTGTCGCTCGCGCCGATGCGCGTGAAGATCCGGTCCACCAGCGGAATGCGTGCGCTCGTCGCCGGCACGAAGCAGCCGCAGTGGGCGAGCAGCACGATCAGCGCAGTCTGGCGCAGGTACGTCGACTTGCCGGCCATGTTCGGTCCGGTGATGACCATCAGCAGCCGGCTGTCCTCGCCGAGGCGGCAGTCGTTGGCGACGAACGACGATCCGAGTCGCGCTTCGACAACAGGATGGCGGCCTCCGATGATGTCGAGCTCGCATCCGTCGTGCATCTCCGGCCGCACGTAGCCGCGCTGATGGGCTGTTTCGGCGAGCCCGGATAACGCATCGAGCGTTGCCAGCGCCGCCGCGGTTCGTCCGAGGCTTGGCTGTGAAGGAGCGAGAGACGCAACCAGCGCATCGAAAAGCTGCCGCTCCTTGGCGAGAAGTCGCTCTTCGGCGCCGAGCACTTCGTTCTCGCGCGACTTGAGCTCGGGCGTGATGTAGCGCTCGGCGTTGGCGACGGTCTGCTTGCGCGTGTAGCTGGCCGGAACCAGCGCCTGATGCGTGTGCGTGACCTCGATGTAGTAGCCGAACACGCGATTGAACCCGACCTTGAGCGACGGGATTGCCGTCCGTGTCTTCTCCTCGGCTTCGAACGACAGGATCCAGCCTTTTCCGTCGCGCGAGATCGCACGCAGCCGGTCGACGTCGGCATCGAAACCGTCGCGGATCACCGCGCCTTTTCCGATCGCGGCGGCGACTTCGTCCGTCAGCGTCGCCGTGATCCGGCTGCGCACGCCGGCGAGCCCGTCGAGGCTGGCGGCATGGCGTGCGAGCGCTGCGCCGGAGCGCGAGATCCGCTCGCCGAGCTCTTCGATGCTCGCGAGCGCGTCGGCAAGCCGCCGCACGTCGCGGGGCGATCCGCTTCCGGCACCGATGCGACCGATCAGGCGCTCGAAATCGCCGATGCGGCGAAGGCTCTCGCGGATGTCGGCGCGCAGCGAGTAGTCGTCGATCAATGTCTCGACCGCGTCGAGACGCTCGCCGATCGCCGCCGGATCGGCGAGCGGGCGAACGAG
This sequence is a window from Candidatus Limnocylindrales bacterium. Protein-coding genes within it:
- the glnD gene encoding [protein-PII] uridylyltransferase; amino-acid sequence: MTTGAPPGPSRSIILPAPGSVSGKLSDIARDYFEAVRDELETAHWAGASGTDTALRFAACLDNLIRFLFDAAIERYGRRYARTRQHCAVFALGGYGRREQCPQSDVDLLVLHSGSVTPFVETVTESLLYSLWDARLQVGHAVRNAQECVSLAAGDLTIKTALLDGRFLCGSPELAGEYESIVRKKLATSDVEVFVAAKIAETRGRHARHGGSVFILEPNVKEGQGGLRDLNHALWIARVKADASDLEALFDREIVTAREYEELVAAREFLFRTRAALHFHTKSKTEQLTFERQDAIGARFGYPAEGNNSVGDMYMRDYYHHAAVMWRTTDDIIDRLLSPPERTGLLERLVKQRALRPGVTVVGDRLQIEEKAIDGDPLNLIAVFADCQRFDLRLSSRSRELLRQKVDLITPEVAASKAAVDLFFDILRAKDGVYRTLAQMNRLGVLGKLIPEFGRLFCMVQHDYYHVYTVDEHSLIGIRELESLRQGELQQKSPFLTQTMRDCDRPELLFLAMMFHDVGKGYGGDHDERGAQMVREIAERLYMHEDDRDTLEFLVRNHLLMSMLAQTRDIDDPNLVLDFVRDVGTAENLTLLYLLTFADMRAVGPVIWTSWKDHLLAELYRRAVEVFETGVVSEADMESRAERTRLRLLARTAGTSEHARLQDFLAALPTSYFLGNPDEKIIDHWRLYESVGKSIFRHGVEHFPERGFTEFTICARDRIGLFRDMVGALSSHGLNILSVRLVTTSTGWALDVFRIEHNEAEVDVASVDVWAGVAATLERIFAGEVDASSIVREVLLSRTRRIGDRSAARRSATRVEIDNRLSREFTVIDVYASDRPGLLFLVADAIFRLGLDIHLAKISTHLTAVLDVFYVTDSNRSKIEDSVRLDEIRAAIADALDRDDVPAPVPAASAVAVRVF
- a CDS encoding N-acetylmuramoyl-L-alanine amidase, giving the protein MRLALLFRPISFASLCGAALLLVAGGSEAAVVRGVRAIHADGETRIIVETGGELRYRIHASDDGRSVLADIEESTAEDGVPRMLPVADARVDGVIVLVDESSHMVRISVDVAGRIPPRLEASADASHLILSFVDASQPPNPATARAAGASRAMSGASDASMSGSTSSRPRAGTSNGNPPASRASRAAAASDATRLATEPAAPLLARSVHSAPSVPSVMEKPVVVLDPGHGGKDPGASAWTGEYEKDIVLDVAERVARRLRSRGDIDVVMTRSGDEFVELADRRDTSRRWNADVFVSIHANASKSAAARGFETYYRTRSLDSPAANAPADRLVRRLARLENDGQSVRGRSAAKVSRASLRGSALPVADHGEESARLATLVQSELVRQLDLRYEAVRDLGAREGPFFVIGNNAAPSVLVEAAFLTHREEGLRMRSEVYREQIADGVARGIRLFLEEQRSGAASSDNGAAGKPGVL
- the mutS gene encoding DNA mismatch repair protein MutS, encoding MSGVASTEGLAGASGGGETLPPSTRSSRARIAAKLTPAMQQYLEFKSAHEDALLFFRMGDFYELFFEDAETAAELLDLTLTSRNRNDEHPIPMCGIPYHALRPYVARLMEAGRKVAVCEQLELPEKGIARREVTRVISPGTTVDEESLAPDRASYLAAVVQRGESWGLSICDFSTGEMRATELVSGERLDDELRAAAPAEIVLESEAGRSIRTGPGNKADSRAPAMGALRERIARLLPRCVISERPAASDAKDAADAACAVLRGYATATQGGHVEHLRAPVRYETAAYLHLDASTRRNLELLESYDGSSRGSLVSVLDRSTTGMGKRLLRTWLVRPLADPAAIGERLDAVETLIDDYSLRADIRESLRRIGDFERLIGRIGAGSGSPRDVRRLADALASIEELGERISRSGAALARHAASLDGLAGVRSRITATLTDEVAAAIGKGAVIRDGFDADVDRLRAISRDGKGWILSFEAEEKTRTAIPSLKVGFNRVFGYYIEVTHTHQALVPASYTRKQTVANAERYITPELKSRENEVLGAEERLLAKERQLFDALVASLAPSQPSLGRTAAALATLDALSGLAETAHQRGYVRPEMHDGCELDIIGGRHPVVEARLGSSFVANDCRLGEDSRLLMVITGPNMAGKSTYLRQTALIVLLAHCGCFVPATSARIPLVDRIFTRIGASDNLAAGQSTFMVEMSETAAILAAMTERSLVVLDEIGRGTSTFDGISIAWAVAEAMLERHVKTLFATHYHELAALESEHELAENFSVAIRRYKGSVIFLYRIAEGPTSGSYGIEVARLAGVPDAVIDKARGILAKFESGEGIGAASAGQLSLFSARSGDGRGPEESAAEGFAARVAALAPESMTPLEALNLLARLVEEAKAAQ